In the genome of Hymenobacter taeanensis, one region contains:
- the rplV gene encoding 50S ribosomal protein L22, whose protein sequence is MEAVAKLRNVPTSPRKMRLVANLVRGQKVTRALGLLKFEANSGAARIEKLLLSALANWQQKNEDERIEDANLYIKEIFVDEGRQLKRLRPAPQGRGHRIRKRSNHVTLVIDSKVVPLGSKAATLQAAESKPAATTAEAAPKKTRRSSAAKKSTETTAEATA, encoded by the coding sequence ATGGAAGCAGTAGCTAAACTCCGTAACGTGCCTACCTCGCCGCGCAAGATGCGCTTGGTAGCCAACCTGGTGCGCGGTCAGAAAGTGACCCGTGCTCTCGGCCTGCTGAAGTTCGAGGCTAACTCGGGCGCTGCTCGCATCGAAAAACTGCTCCTGTCGGCTTTGGCCAACTGGCAGCAGAAAAACGAAGACGAGCGTATCGAGGATGCGAACCTCTACATCAAAGAGATTTTCGTGGATGAAGGTCGCCAGCTGAAGCGTCTGCGCCCCGCCCCTCAGGGCCGTGGCCACCGCATCCGCAAGCGCAGCAACCACGTGACGCTGGTGATTGATTCTAAAGTAGTACCGCTGGGTAGCAAAGCTGCCACTCTGCAAGCTGCTGAGAGCAAGCCCGCCGCTACTACTGCTGAAGCCGCTCCGAAGAAAACTCGTCGTAGCAGCGCAGCCAAGAAATCCACTGAAACCACGGCGGAAGCCACCGCATAA
- the rpsN gene encoding 30S ribosomal protein S14 has product MAKESIKARERKRIAMVARYAEKRKALKAAGDLEGLDKLPRNSSPVRLHNRDKIDGRPRGYMRKFGISRVRFREMALAGKIPGVTKSSW; this is encoded by the coding sequence ATGGCTAAGGAATCCATCAAAGCCCGCGAGCGGAAGCGCATCGCAATGGTAGCTCGCTATGCTGAGAAGCGCAAAGCCCTCAAAGCTGCTGGTGACCTAGAAGGTCTGGACAAGTTGCCCCGCAACTCGTCGCCCGTGCGTCTGCACAACCGCGACAAGATTGACGGTCGCCCCCGTGGTTACATGCGTAAGTTCGGCATCAGCCGTGTACGTTTCCGCGAGATGGCATTAGCCGGCAAAATCCCCGGTGTAACGAAGTCTAGCTGGTAG
- the rpsQ gene encoding 30S ribosomal protein S17, which produces MASNEEQQATTATERNLRKEIIGRVSSSKMDKSITVVVESKMKHPIYGKFVTKSTKFMAHDENNECGEGDTVRIMSTRPLSKNKRWRLVEIVERAK; this is translated from the coding sequence ATGGCAAGCAACGAAGAACAGCAGGCAACGACCGCAACCGAGCGGAACCTGCGTAAAGAAATCATCGGCCGCGTTTCCTCTTCCAAGATGGATAAGTCCATCACGGTAGTTGTGGAAAGCAAAATGAAACACCCCATCTACGGCAAGTTCGTTACCAAGTCGACCAAGTTCATGGCTCACGACGAGAATAACGAATGTGGCGAAGGCGATACGGTTCGCATCATGTCGACCCGTCCCCTGAGCAAAAACAAGCGGTGGAGACTGGTAGAAATCGTAGAACGCGCCAAGTAA
- the rpmD gene encoding 50S ribosomal protein L30 — MAQIHIKLVKSVIDRPERQKRTIKALGLGKIGSTKAVENTPQVAGMVNAVKHLLEVTEL, encoded by the coding sequence ATGGCGCAGATCCACATTAAACTCGTTAAGAGCGTTATTGACCGCCCCGAGCGTCAGAAGCGCACTATTAAGGCCCTAGGCCTAGGCAAGATCGGCAGCACCAAGGCAGTGGAAAACACTCCCCAGGTAGCTGGTATGGTTAATGCCGTGAAGCACCTGTTGGAAGTAACCGAACTCTAG
- the rplO gene encoding 50S ribosomal protein L15, with translation MNLSNLKPAVGSTRNEKRVGRGTGSGRGGTSTRGHKGAKSRSGYSKKSGFEGGQMPLQRRIPKFGFTNINRVEYKAVNLDVLAALTENGSTTTLDKDFFVNAGLASKNAKIKVLGRGEITKALEVHAHAFSKSAVEAIEKAGGKAVTL, from the coding sequence ATGAATCTCAGCAATCTCAAACCCGCCGTTGGCTCTACCCGCAATGAGAAGCGCGTAGGTCGTGGTACGGGTTCCGGCCGTGGTGGCACATCCACGCGCGGTCACAAAGGTGCCAAGTCCCGTTCGGGTTACTCCAAGAAGTCGGGCTTCGAAGGTGGTCAAATGCCCCTTCAGCGTCGCATACCTAAGTTTGGTTTTACCAACATTAACCGCGTCGAGTACAAAGCTGTTAACTTGGACGTATTGGCTGCTCTGACCGAAAACGGCAGCACCACTACGCTTGACAAAGACTTCTTTGTAAATGCTGGTCTGGCTTCTAAGAACGCCAAGATTAAAGTTCTAGGCCGCGGTGAAATCACCAAAGCTCTGGAAGTACATGCCCATGCTTTCTCTAAGTCAGCTGTTGAAGCTATCGAGAAGGCAGGTGGTAAAGCTGTGACGCTTTAA
- the rpmC gene encoding 50S ribosomal protein L29, translated as MKNAEIRALSLEDLKTQIKAEQTNGQSMRFAHAISPLENPIRLKQARKNVARLLTELKRRENEQATNTAN; from the coding sequence ATGAAGAACGCTGAAATCCGTGCCCTCTCACTAGAGGACCTCAAAACCCAGATTAAAGCTGAGCAGACTAACGGCCAGAGCATGCGTTTTGCGCACGCTATTTCTCCCCTGGAGAATCCGATTCGTCTAAAGCAAGCCCGCAAAAATGTCGCCCGTCTGCTGACCGAGTTGAAGCGTCGCGAGAACGAGCAGGCAACTAACACTGCTAACTAA
- the rplF gene encoding 50S ribosomal protein L6, which translates to MSRIGKLPISLPANVQVEVSNENTVTVKGPKGTLVVPVDRDITVATEDGQLVVTRPTEQKRHKAMHGLYRSLLNNAISGVSNGLEEKLELVGVGYKAAMAGTTLELSLGYSHNIFLALPKEVTATAVTEKGKNPIVTLTSIDKQLLGQVAAKIRSLRKVEPYKGKGVRFVGEQIRRKAGKTASK; encoded by the coding sequence ATGTCACGCATTGGTAAACTGCCCATCAGCCTGCCCGCCAACGTGCAGGTTGAAGTGAGCAACGAAAACACGGTAACCGTGAAGGGCCCGAAGGGTACCCTAGTGGTTCCAGTTGACCGCGACATTACCGTAGCTACCGAAGATGGTCAGCTAGTGGTAACGCGTCCGACCGAGCAGAAGCGTCACAAGGCTATGCACGGCCTGTACCGCTCGCTGCTGAACAACGCTATCAGCGGTGTTAGCAACGGTTTGGAAGAGAAGCTGGAGCTAGTAGGTGTAGGTTACAAAGCCGCTATGGCTGGAACCACCCTTGAACTTTCTCTGGGTTACTCGCACAACATCTTCCTGGCTCTGCCGAAGGAAGTAACTGCAACGGCTGTAACTGAAAAGGGTAAAAACCCTATCGTTACGCTGACTAGCATTGATAAGCAACTGCTAGGCCAGGTGGCCGCCAAGATTCGCTCGTTGCGCAAAGTTGAGCCATACAAAGGCAAAGGCGTGCGCTTCGTGGGTGAGCAAATTCGTCGTAAGGCTGGTAAAACGGCTTCGAAATAA
- the rpsS gene encoding 30S ribosomal protein S19, which yields MARSLKKGPYIDFRLEKKVTAMEETGKKSVVKTWSRRSMISPDFVGHTFAVHNGNKFIPVYVTENMVGHKLGEFAPTRNFRGHIAKKDKGKR from the coding sequence ATGGCACGTTCACTAAAAAAAGGGCCGTACATTGACTTCCGGCTCGAGAAGAAAGTAACGGCAATGGAAGAAACCGGCAAAAAGTCGGTGGTGAAGACCTGGTCTCGCCGCTCGATGATTTCTCCGGATTTCGTAGGCCACACCTTCGCCGTTCACAACGGCAATAAGTTCATCCCGGTATATGTGACGGAGAACATGGTAGGACACAAACTCGGTGAGTTTGCCCCGACCCGTAACTTCCGCGGCCACATTGCCAAGAAAGATAAAGGCAAGCGCTAA
- the rpsC gene encoding 30S ribosomal protein S3 translates to MGQKVNPVGFRLGVIKGWDSNWYGGKDFADKLVEDEKIRKYINARIPKGGISRIVIERTLKRVTITINTARPGVVIGKGGAEVDKIKDELKQITGKDVQINIFEIKRPELDAKLVGESIAQQLQARISFRRAMKMAIQAAIRVGAEGIKIQCGGRLGGAEIARSEQYKEGRTPLHTLRADIDYALSEAQTVYGKIGIKVWVMRGEVFGKPDLSPNQVPANQGGESRGNDRGPRGERGDRGGDRGPRRDRNDRGGEGRGGDNRGGQGGGQRRGGGGGQNRGGQSGGAPRR, encoded by the coding sequence ATGGGACAGAAAGTAAATCCGGTTGGCTTCCGTCTGGGCGTCATCAAAGGATGGGACTCGAACTGGTACGGCGGCAAGGACTTTGCCGACAAACTGGTTGAAGACGAGAAAATCCGCAAATACATTAACGCTCGTATTCCGAAGGGTGGCATTAGCCGCATCGTTATCGAGCGCACTCTGAAGCGCGTCACCATCACTATCAACACGGCTCGTCCGGGTGTGGTAATCGGTAAGGGCGGTGCTGAGGTTGACAAGATCAAGGACGAGCTGAAGCAGATCACTGGCAAAGACGTTCAGATCAACATCTTCGAAATTAAGCGTCCTGAGCTTGATGCTAAACTGGTAGGTGAGAGCATTGCTCAGCAGCTCCAGGCTCGTATCTCGTTCCGTCGCGCCATGAAGATGGCCATCCAAGCTGCTATCCGCGTTGGTGCCGAAGGCATCAAGATCCAGTGCGGTGGTCGTTTGGGCGGTGCTGAAATTGCTCGCTCTGAGCAGTACAAAGAAGGCCGCACTCCGCTGCACACGTTGCGCGCTGACATCGACTACGCTCTGTCGGAAGCGCAAACTGTGTATGGCAAAATCGGCATCAAGGTGTGGGTAATGCGTGGTGAAGTGTTCGGCAAGCCCGACCTGTCGCCTAACCAGGTTCCTGCTAACCAAGGTGGCGAGAGCCGTGGTAACGACCGTGGCCCACGTGGTGAGCGTGGCGACCGTGGTGGTGACCGTGGCCCGCGTCGTGACCGGAATGACCGTGGTGGCGAAGGCCGTGGCGGTGATAACCGTGGTGGTCAAGGTGGTGGACAGCGTCGCGGTGGTGGCGGTGGTCAGAACCGTGGCGGCCAGAGTGGCGGTGCTCCGCGTCGCTAG
- the rpsH gene encoding 30S ribosomal protein S8 has product MNTDPIADYLTRVRNAIKANHRVVEIPASNIKKEITKVLYKKGYIQSYRFDDSAVQGTIKIALKYNPATKQPAITKLERVSTPGLRKYAHVENLPRVLSGLGVAILSTSKGVMTEKEAKAENVGGEVLCYVY; this is encoded by the coding sequence ATGAATACAGATCCAATTGCCGACTACCTGACCCGGGTACGCAATGCCATCAAGGCAAACCACCGGGTAGTAGAAATCCCGGCCAGCAACATCAAAAAGGAGATTACGAAGGTGCTCTATAAGAAGGGCTACATTCAGAGCTACCGTTTTGATGACAGCGCTGTACAGGGCACGATTAAAATCGCGCTGAAGTACAACCCCGCTACGAAGCAGCCTGCTATTACGAAGCTGGAGCGCGTGAGCACTCCCGGTCTGCGTAAGTATGCTCACGTAGAGAACCTGCCCCGCGTATTGAGCGGTCTGGGTGTTGCAATTCTGTCGACGTCGAAGGGCGTGATGACGGAGAAAGAGGCGAAAGCCGAGAACGTGGGCGGCGAAGTGCTGTGCTACGTCTACTAA
- the rplR gene encoding 50S ribosomal protein L18 has product MAFDKATRRKRIQRIIRTKVAGTSERPRLSVFRSNTGIYAQIIDDTTGHTLASASSKHVSVEGGNGVALAAAVGKELAARATGKGISKVVFDRSGYLYHGRVKSLAEGAREGGLNF; this is encoded by the coding sequence ATGGCTTTCGATAAAGCAACTAGAAGAAAACGGATCCAGCGCATCATCCGCACTAAGGTGGCTGGCACGTCCGAGCGTCCGCGTTTGTCAGTGTTCCGCAGCAATACGGGCATCTATGCTCAGATTATTGACGACACGACTGGTCACACGCTGGCGTCTGCTTCCTCGAAGCACGTTTCGGTGGAAGGGGGCAACGGAGTAGCCCTCGCTGCCGCAGTCGGCAAAGAACTTGCCGCCCGTGCTACAGGAAAAGGAATTTCGAAAGTGGTATTTGACCGTTCCGGTTACCTCTACCACGGCCGCGTAAAATCATTGGCAGAAGGAGCCCGCGAAGGCGGCCTCAATTTCTAA
- the rpsE gene encoding 30S ribosomal protein S5 encodes MAEFNTGNRGGSGDNRGGGNDRRGGGNDRRGNDRNNDQSRTGDSDLKEKVVAINRVAKVVKGGRRFSFSAIVVVGDGNGTVGYGLGKANEVTDAIAKGIDDAKKNLVKVPLYKHTVPHVMEGKYSGGFVLVQPAAAGTGVIAGGAMRAVFESAGIKDVLAKSKGSSNPHNVVKATFDALLKMRDPMQIAQARGITLSQVFNG; translated from the coding sequence ATGGCAGAATTTAACACCGGCAACCGTGGTGGTAGCGGCGATAACCGTGGCGGCGGCAATGACCGTCGTGGTGGTGGCAATGACCGTCGCGGCAATGACCGTAACAATGACCAGTCGCGCACTGGTGATTCCGATCTAAAAGAAAAGGTTGTTGCTATCAACCGCGTAGCCAAAGTAGTAAAGGGCGGTCGTCGCTTCAGCTTCTCGGCTATCGTAGTAGTAGGTGACGGCAACGGCACCGTAGGCTACGGCCTTGGCAAAGCCAACGAAGTAACCGACGCCATTGCTAAAGGCATTGACGACGCGAAGAAGAACCTCGTGAAGGTGCCGCTGTATAAGCACACGGTTCCTCACGTGATGGAAGGTAAGTACTCTGGTGGTTTCGTGCTGGTTCAGCCGGCCGCTGCTGGTACGGGTGTAATTGCAGGTGGTGCTATGCGCGCTGTTTTCGAAAGCGCTGGTATCAAGGATGTGCTTGCAAAGTCGAAAGGCTCGTCTAACCCCCACAATGTGGTTAAGGCTACCTTCGATGCCCTTCTGAAAATGCGCGACCCTATGCAGATTGCCCAGGCTCGTGGCATTACTCTCTCCCAAGTATTTAACGGCTAA
- the rplP gene encoding 50S ribosomal protein L16, which yields MLQPKRTKYRKMQKGRVHGLAHRGSSIDFGSFAIKSLEQAWITARQIEAARIAMTRAMKREGQVWIRIFPDKPITKKPAEVRMGKGKGSPEYWVAVVKPGTIMFESDGVSLEVAQESLRLAAQKLPVRTSFVVRRDYVENK from the coding sequence ATGTTACAACCGAAAAGGACCAAGTATCGCAAGATGCAAAAGGGTCGCGTGCATGGCTTAGCCCACCGCGGCAGCTCCATTGACTTCGGTTCGTTCGCTATCAAGTCGCTGGAACAGGCTTGGATTACGGCTCGCCAGATTGAGGCTGCCCGTATTGCCATGACCCGCGCCATGAAACGCGAAGGTCAAGTTTGGATCCGCATTTTCCCTGATAAGCCGATCACCAAGAAGCCTGCTGAAGTGCGGATGGGTAAGGGTAAAGGTTCACCCGAATATTGGGTAGCCGTAGTTAAGCCCGGTACCATCATGTTCGAATCAGATGGCGTTAGCCTAGAAGTAGCACAAGAGTCGCTACGTCTGGCTGCTCAGAAGCTGCCGGTTCGGACTTCATTTGTTGTTCGTCGCGACTACGTAGAAAACAAGTAA
- the secY gene encoding preprotein translocase subunit SecY, with amino-acid sequence MNKFITTIKNIFAIEDLRMRIFNTLFFIAIYRLGSYVVLPGVDPNRLKSNAGGVLGILDTLLGGAFSHASVFALGIMPYISASIVLQLLTIAVPYFQKLQKEGESGRKKINQYTRVLTIPIVALQSIGFIATINAEAITNPGPFFTISTALIITAGTLFCMWLGEKITDKGIGNGISMIIMIGIVSRLPGALIGEATARTMRGSLIFLIELAVLFLVVMAVIILTQAVRQIPVQYAKQVGGAAQLSSQRQYIPMKVNAAGVMPIIFAQSLMFVPAIAASAWNKDSETAGLIGTWFQPNHWVYNLVFGLLIIIFTYFYTAISVNPNQIADDLKRSGGFIPGVKPGRDTSEYIDEVLTRITLPGAVALAAIAILPSLATVAGVTRPFAQFYGGTSLIIMVGVVLDTMNQVKSYLLMRHYDGMMKSGKVRGRSQNIALAS; translated from the coding sequence ATGAACAAGTTCATCACCACGATTAAGAACATTTTTGCGATTGAAGATCTGCGTATGCGGATCTTCAATACGCTTTTCTTCATTGCCATCTATCGGCTGGGTTCTTACGTGGTGCTGCCCGGAGTGGATCCGAACCGACTGAAGAGCAATGCCGGCGGAGTACTAGGCATCCTAGATACTTTGCTCGGTGGTGCTTTCAGCCACGCTTCGGTTTTCGCGCTGGGCATCATGCCATATATCTCAGCCTCAATCGTGCTGCAGCTGCTCACGATTGCGGTGCCTTACTTCCAGAAACTACAGAAGGAAGGTGAGTCAGGTCGCAAGAAGATCAACCAATATACTCGGGTGCTTACAATCCCGATTGTAGCCTTACAGTCCATTGGGTTTATTGCTACAATTAACGCGGAGGCAATCACTAACCCTGGACCTTTCTTTACGATTTCTACGGCACTGATCATCACTGCCGGGACATTGTTTTGCATGTGGCTAGGAGAGAAAATAACTGATAAAGGTATTGGTAACGGTATATCTATGATCATCATGATCGGGATTGTGTCTCGTCTGCCCGGTGCCTTGATTGGTGAAGCAACTGCTCGCACAATGCGTGGCTCGCTGATCTTCCTGATTGAGCTTGCCGTGTTGTTCTTGGTTGTAATGGCCGTTATCATCTTGACTCAAGCAGTGCGCCAGATTCCGGTGCAGTATGCCAAGCAGGTAGGTGGTGCCGCTCAGCTAAGCTCACAGCGTCAGTACATCCCGATGAAAGTAAATGCTGCCGGCGTAATGCCAATCATCTTCGCTCAGTCGCTGATGTTTGTGCCCGCTATTGCAGCATCTGCTTGGAACAAGGATAGTGAGACTGCTGGTCTTATTGGCACCTGGTTCCAGCCTAATCACTGGGTGTATAACTTAGTGTTTGGTTTGCTTATCATCATCTTCACTTACTTCTACACTGCTATCAGCGTTAACCCCAATCAGATTGCGGATGACCTGAAGCGCAGTGGTGGTTTCATACCTGGTGTTAAGCCAGGCCGTGACACCTCAGAATACATAGATGAAGTGCTAACCCGTATTACCTTGCCGGGTGCAGTTGCTCTGGCAGCTATTGCTATCCTGCCTTCATTGGCTACGGTAGCAGGTGTTACCCGGCCCTTTGCACAGTTCTATGGCGGTACTTCGCTCATCATCATGGTGGGTGTAGTGCTCGACACGATGAACCAAGTGAAGAGCTACTTGCTCATGCGTCATTACGATGGCATGATGAAGTCAGGTAAGGTGAGAGGCCGCTCACAAAATATTGCGCTGGCTTCGTAA
- the rplB gene encoding 50S ribosomal protein L2: MALKKLRPTSPGQRFRIAPAFDEITASTPEKSLLAPMKNSGGRNNSGKMSNRYIGGGHKAKYRIIDFKRDKAGVPATVKTIEYDPNRTARIALLSYADGEKRYIIAPAGVTVGATVVSGTGVAPEVGNALPLREIPLGTIVHNIELMPGNGAAMARSAGTYAQLVAREDKYATLKLPSGEMRMVLVTCMATVGTVSNGDHMNVRLGKAGRNRWLGRRPRVRGVAMNPVDHPMGGGEGKSSGGHPRSRNGIFAKGQKTRNKNKYSEQLIVNRKGKK; the protein is encoded by the coding sequence ATGGCACTCAAAAAACTAAGACCAACATCACCGGGTCAGCGCTTCCGCATTGCACCGGCCTTCGACGAGATTACTGCGTCGACGCCGGAGAAGTCGCTGTTGGCACCCATGAAAAACTCCGGTGGCCGTAACAACTCGGGCAAAATGTCTAACCGCTACATCGGTGGTGGACATAAAGCCAAGTATCGTATCATTGACTTCAAGCGTGACAAAGCTGGTGTTCCAGCCACGGTGAAGACGATTGAGTACGACCCTAACCGCACGGCCCGTATCGCTCTGCTGAGCTACGCCGACGGTGAAAAGCGCTACATCATTGCTCCTGCCGGTGTAACCGTAGGTGCAACAGTAGTGTCGGGTACGGGTGTGGCCCCGGAAGTAGGCAATGCCCTTCCCCTCCGCGAGATTCCGCTGGGAACTATCGTCCACAACATTGAGTTGATGCCCGGCAACGGTGCAGCAATGGCTCGGTCGGCTGGAACATACGCTCAGTTGGTAGCCCGCGAAGACAAATACGCCACCCTGAAACTGCCTTCCGGCGAGATGCGCATGGTACTCGTGACCTGCATGGCTACGGTAGGTACTGTGTCGAACGGTGACCACATGAACGTACGCCTCGGCAAAGCCGGTCGTAACCGTTGGTTGGGTCGTCGTCCACGTGTTCGTGGTGTTGCAATGAACCCTGTCGATCACCCAATGGGTGGTGGTGAAGGTAAGTCGTCGGGTGGTCACCCACGTAGCCGTAACGGCATCTTCGCTAAGGGTCAGAAGACTCGCAACAAGAACAAGTACTCCGAGCAGCTCATCGTTAACCGTAAAGGCAAGAAGTAA
- the rplE gene encoding 50S ribosomal protein L5, with protein MARLKDKYKKEVVPALQEKFQFKSIMQVPRITKICINRGIGAAVADKKLVDNGVDELTTIAGQKAVATIAKRSVSNFKLREGMPIGARVTLRGEQMYEFMDRLLTIALPRVRDFKGINDKGFDGRGNYTLGIKEQIIFPEISIDKIKSISGMDITFVTTAENDEQSYELLKAFGMPFANAKKQS; from the coding sequence ATGGCTCGACTCAAAGACAAATACAAAAAAGAAGTAGTACCCGCGCTCCAGGAGAAATTCCAGTTCAAGAGCATCATGCAGGTACCACGCATCACCAAGATCTGCATCAACCGCGGTATTGGCGCAGCTGTTGCTGACAAGAAGCTGGTAGATAATGGCGTAGACGAACTGACGACCATCGCTGGTCAGAAGGCCGTTGCTACTATCGCTAAGCGTTCGGTGTCGAACTTCAAACTGCGTGAAGGTATGCCTATCGGCGCCCGCGTTACCCTGCGTGGTGAGCAGATGTATGAATTCATGGACCGTCTGCTGACTATTGCTCTGCCTCGCGTTCGTGACTTCAAAGGCATCAACGACAAAGGCTTCGATGGCCGTGGTAACTATACCTTGGGCATCAAAGAGCAAATCATCTTCCCAGAAATCTCGATCGATAAGATCAAGTCAATTTCTGGTATGGACATCACCTTCGTAACGACCGCTGAAAACGACGAGCAGAGCTATGAGCTGCTGAAAGCTTTCGGTATGCCGTTCGCTAACGCTAAGAAACAAAGCTAA
- the rplN gene encoding 50S ribosomal protein L14, which produces MIQQESRLTVADNSGAKEVLCIRVLGGTGKKYASVGDKIVVAIKSAIPSGNAKKGTVSKAVVVRTKKEVRRKDGSYIRFDDNAAVLLNNNDEPRGTRIFGPVARELREKQFMKIVSLAPEVL; this is translated from the coding sequence ATGATACAGCAAGAATCCCGTCTGACCGTCGCTGATAACAGCGGCGCCAAAGAAGTTCTCTGCATTCGTGTCCTCGGTGGCACGGGCAAGAAATACGCCAGCGTAGGCGATAAGATTGTAGTAGCAATCAAGTCGGCTATTCCTTCCGGCAACGCCAAAAAAGGCACTGTATCGAAGGCTGTTGTAGTTCGCACGAAAAAGGAAGTACGTCGTAAGGACGGTTCCTACATTCGTTTTGACGACAACGCCGCCGTACTGCTCAATAATAACGACGAGCCCCGCGGTACCCGCATCTTCGGCCCCGTGGCCCGTGAACTTCGCGAAAAGCAGTTCATGAAGATCGTTTCGCTGGCTCCTGAAGTTCTCTAA
- the rplW gene encoding 50S ribosomal protein L23: MSILKKPIVTEKATALNEKGQYAFEVAIDANKVQIKKEIEQLYGVTVTGISTIRTIGKLKSKFTKGGSVSGRRAHGKRAVVTVKEGDVIDFYSGL, from the coding sequence ATGAGCATCCTGAAGAAGCCCATCGTGACCGAGAAGGCCACGGCTCTGAACGAAAAAGGCCAGTATGCCTTCGAAGTAGCCATCGACGCTAACAAGGTTCAGATCAAAAAAGAGATTGAGCAACTGTACGGGGTAACGGTAACGGGCATCAGCACGATCCGTACCATCGGCAAGCTGAAATCTAAGTTCACGAAAGGCGGATCAGTTTCCGGCCGTCGTGCACATGGCAAGCGTGCCGTGGTAACCGTGAAAGAAGGCGACGTAATCGACTTCTATAGCGGCCTGTAA
- the map gene encoding type I methionyl aminopeptidase: MIVYKTEEEIELMRASAKVLAQAHGEVAGMIREGITTRELDQRAEEFIRDHGGQPSFKGYNGFEYSLCISPNSVVVHGFPGDYTLKSGDVISVDAGVLLNGYHSDSAYTYPVGEVAPEVLKLLEETKKSLYLGIEQAVAGNRMGDISFAIQNHVEKQGYGVVRELVGHGIGKKLHERPEVPNYGKRGAGLKLQTGLTLAIEPMVNLGTKSVVQEKDGWTIRTKDLKPSAHFEHTVVVRKDKAEILTSFEYIEKALQ, from the coding sequence ATGATTGTTTACAAGACAGAGGAAGAAATTGAGCTCATGCGGGCTAGTGCGAAAGTACTAGCCCAAGCCCACGGAGAGGTAGCTGGCATGATTCGGGAAGGAATTACTACGCGAGAGCTGGATCAGCGCGCGGAGGAATTCATCCGGGACCATGGTGGGCAGCCTTCTTTCAAAGGGTATAATGGGTTTGAATATAGCCTGTGCATTTCTCCTAACTCGGTAGTTGTGCATGGTTTTCCGGGAGACTACACTCTAAAGAGTGGCGATGTTATCTCGGTTGATGCAGGCGTCTTGCTTAATGGCTATCATTCGGATAGCGCTTACACCTACCCAGTAGGGGAGGTGGCACCAGAGGTGCTTAAGTTACTGGAGGAAACCAAAAAGTCACTGTATCTGGGCATTGAACAGGCGGTGGCTGGGAACCGGATGGGCGACATTAGCTTTGCTATCCAAAACCACGTTGAAAAACAGGGTTATGGAGTTGTAAGGGAACTAGTCGGCCACGGAATTGGTAAGAAGCTGCACGAGCGGCCAGAGGTACCTAACTACGGTAAACGTGGAGCGGGCCTGAAGCTGCAAACCGGACTGACACTTGCCATTGAACCCATGGTAAATCTGGGCACGAAAAGCGTGGTACAGGAAAAGGATGGCTGGACTATCCGGACTAAAGACCTTAAGCCTTCGGCGCACTTTGAACACACAGTTGTTGTTCGCAAAGACAAGGCGGAAATATTAACCTCCTTCGAATACATAGAAAAAGCCTTACAGTAG